The Sorangiineae bacterium MSr11954 DNA segment CGGCGAAGACAAGCCCGATCCGGAGCCGTTCCTCACGTGGGCCGAGGGCTCCGCGCCGCTCGAGGCCGGCCCTCTCCTGATCGCGGCGGCGAGGATCCTGCCGATCCTGACCACCACCGCGCTGGTCCTCGCGTCCTATCTTCCGACGGGCGTCTGGATCGGGCTCCTCTTGTTGCAGCTCGCGGTCACATGGCCCAAGTGGGCGGTGGTCTCGCGCATCGTCGCGTCGGTATCCACCATGGAGGGGGGCTTTTCGCGCTTCTCCGAGATGCTGGCCGCCGTGGAGGCCGAGCGCCTCGAGTCGCGGCTGCTCCAGCAGCACAAGGCGCGCATGTTGTCCACCGGTACCAGCGCCACGCATGAAATGTCGCGGCTCGCGCGCGTCCTCTCCTTCGTGGGCGCGCGCGAAAATGCCGTGTTCCGGCTGATCATCGGGCCGCTGCTCCTCTGGGACATCAACTGCGCCATCTCGCTCGAGAAATGGCGGCTCCGCGCGGGCTCGAGCGCGCGCGCGTGGCTCTCCACCTTGGGCGAGGTGGAAGCCCTTTCGAGCTTGGCCGCGCTAGCGCACGACTACCCCGAGTACACCTGGCCCGTCCTCGCCGACTCCCCGCGCTTGATCGCCAAAGAGCTGGGGCACCCCCTGATCCTCGCCTCCAAGCGGGTCGCCAACGACGTGGAGCTGAGAGGTCCGACCGCCGTGCTCTTGGTGACCGGCTCGAACATGTCGGGCAAGTCGACCCTCCTGCGCGCGGTCGGCATCAACGCGGTGCTCGCCCTGGCCGGCGCGCCCGTCTGCGCCAAGGAGCTCACCATCGGCGAGGTGCGCGTGGCCACCAGCATGCGCGTTCGCGACTCCCTCGCCGAGGGCGTCTCGCACTTCTACGCCGAGCTGCAGCGCCTCAAGATGGTGCTCGACATGGCCCGTGGCGAGCGCACCGTGCTCTTTCTCCTCGACGAGATCCTCCACGGCACCAACACGCGCGAGCGCCTCATCGGCGCCCGCGCCATCGTGCGCAAGCTGGTGGCGCAAAAGGCGATGGGCGCGGTCTCCACGCACGATCTCGGCATCGCCGATCTGGAGGCCGAGCTCCCGCACGCGGTGAAGAACGTCCACTTCCAGGAACAAGTCACCGACGACAAAATGACCTTCGACTACAAGCTCCGCGAAGGCGTCGTGCAGAGCTCGAACGCGCTCATGCTGATGAAATTGGTCGGCCTCGACGTCGTCGACGTGACCCAACCCAAGGCCGCGACGGCCGAGCCGAGCTAGAGGTCGAGCGCGCAGTCGCGCATCATCCGGGTCGACCCACTCGAGCACGTTGGCGATGACGGCCCGCGCCAGCGCTACGTAGCAAGGTTGCTACGGGCCGAGCCCTCCAAAGAGCAGGGGAACG contains these protein-coding regions:
- a CDS encoding DNA mismatch repair protein MutS, which codes for MQARQPRERYEAGKAARTSEAQALDARSRTVGLLRLVVALGAIALLGAIVWVPLPGGAWAAEAVLFVVFAALVVVHARIHAKKDLAESALRFHERGLARLDGRWQESGPTGEGFATPNHPYAGDLDLFGPSSLFRFLDRTETLFGAAHLASWLKGAIGDFPNGVRERQEAARELAEHHAFREGLSATGALVGEDKPDPEPFLTWAEGSAPLEAGPLLIAAARILPILTTTALVLASYLPTGVWIGLLLLQLAVTWPKWAVVSRIVASVSTMEGGFSRFSEMLAAVEAERLESRLLQQHKARMLSTGTSATHEMSRLARVLSFVGARENAVFRLIIGPLLLWDINCAISLEKWRLRAGSSARAWLSTLGEVEALSSLAALAHDYPEYTWPVLADSPRLIAKELGHPLILASKRVANDVELRGPTAVLLVTGSNMSGKSTLLRAVGINAVLALAGAPVCAKELTIGEVRVATSMRVRDSLAEGVSHFYAELQRLKMVLDMARGERTVLFLLDEILHGTNTRERLIGARAIVRKLVAQKAMGAVSTHDLGIADLEAELPHAVKNVHFQEQVTDDKMTFDYKLREGVVQSSNALMLMKLVGLDVVDVTQPKAATAEPS